The nucleotide sequence GTCGCAAAAACACTGACCCTGCCACGAAACTGGACATTGGCTGACGGCGGATAATAGTCCGTAATCAACTTTGGCGGCTGCCCCATCTGCACAGGCACGCTGTCTGCCGGTTCCTTAACAATAACAACCTTATCCAGCTTTTCCGGCTCTTCCGCCAGCTCCTGCAGTTTCGCAATCACCGGCTCATCCTGTTCCGCCAGAATCGGTGTCGTTTCCTCCTGCTCAGCCGGTGGCTGTTCAGGCTTTACCGGTTCAGGTGGTTTTTCCTCTTTTGGTTCAGGCGGTGGCAGCGGTGCCGCCACAGGTTGCTCTATCTTTTCTTCCGTAGCAACATCAACATTCTCCCATTCTATCGCCTGTACGGAATCAGGCGCCGCGACTGACTTCGCCTGCAAATGGGGAAGAATCAGGCTTCCCATCAGCCAAGCCGTCAGATGAAAGAAAAAAGCCAAGAGAAACGCCATCCGCCAATGAGTCGGATA is from Propionispora vibrioides and encodes:
- a CDS encoding TonB family protein; this encodes MQYPTHWRMAFLLAFFFHLTAWLMGSLILPHLQAKSVAAPDSVQAIEWENVDVATEEKIEQPVAAPLPPPEPKEEKPPEPVKPEQPPAEQEETTPILAEQDEPVIAKLQELAEEPEKLDKVVIVKEPADSVPVQMGQPPKLITDYYPPSANVQFRGRVSVFATIGKDGKIIKTKIAVTSGKPEVDQLAMEAARRWTFKAALDQNGRPMECTKIISIPFNVIKKK